A genomic segment from Polyangium mundeleinium encodes:
- a CDS encoding OmpA family protein, with protein sequence MNRCLLVVPVLLASLVGGCGHSEDEWRAQLAKYNELQDSSEAKKAELEKQLAEAKQHVADLEKQLQDAGADVKKMSSTLEDQEKALAEYKARAKQLEAIKARFDLLRKKLDELTKLGLAVSIRRNRMVISLPGDVLFDTGKVELKKEGEDILKKVAAVVKADRSLVDRDYQVAGHTDNQPLNGGPYQDNWGLSLMRARSVLLFLVGKGGALPRAHWSAAGFADTDPVANNGTKDGQQKNRRCDLIVVPDVDEMIDLTKLTKE encoded by the coding sequence ATGAATCGATGCCTTCTGGTGGTCCCCGTCCTTCTGGCCTCGCTCGTGGGTGGCTGTGGTCACTCCGAGGACGAGTGGAGAGCGCAGCTCGCCAAGTACAACGAGCTCCAGGACTCCAGCGAAGCAAAAAAGGCCGAGCTGGAGAAGCAGCTCGCCGAAGCCAAGCAGCACGTCGCCGACCTCGAGAAGCAGCTTCAGGATGCCGGCGCGGACGTGAAGAAGATGAGCTCGACGCTCGAGGACCAGGAGAAGGCCCTCGCCGAGTACAAGGCCCGCGCCAAGCAGCTCGAGGCGATCAAGGCGCGCTTCGACCTCCTGCGCAAGAAGCTCGACGAGCTGACCAAGCTCGGCCTCGCGGTCAGCATCCGCCGAAACCGCATGGTCATCTCGCTCCCGGGCGACGTGCTCTTCGATACGGGCAAGGTCGAGCTGAAGAAGGAAGGCGAGGACATCCTCAAGAAGGTCGCCGCGGTCGTCAAGGCCGACCGCTCCCTCGTCGATCGTGATTACCAGGTCGCCGGGCACACCGACAACCAGCCCCTCAATGGCGGCCCGTACCAGGACAACTGGGGTCTGTCGCTCATGCGCGCCCGCTCGGTGCTGCTCTTCCTCGTGGGCAAGGGCGGAGCGCTGCCGCGCGCGCACTGGAGCGCCGCGGGCTTCGCGGACACCGACCCGGTGGCCAACAACGGCACCAAGGACGGGCAGCAGAAGAATCGGCGCTGCGATCTCATCGTCGTGCCCGACGTCGACGAGATGATCGATCTCACGAAGCTCACCAAGGAGTGA